From the Kitasatospora cathayae genome, the window GCCCCAGTCGGATCGGCGGCGGCGTCACCACTTGCGCGGGGCCGAAGACGAATCCGTTGTCGAAGGTCAGGTGGCCCTCGGGCGTCGCCAAGCTGAACCAGGCGATCACCGACGTGGTCAACGCCCACGGCCAGCTGGACATGTCCCGGGCCTGGGGCGACGGCACGGCGGTGGCCGCCGACGGCACCCACATGGACGCCTACCTGAACAACCTGGTCGCCGGGACCTCGATCCGCTACGGCCGGCCCGGCGGCATCGCCTACCACCACGTCGCCGACACCTACATCCCGCTGTTCACCCACTTCATCCCCTGCGGCGTGTGGGAGGCGGTGTACATCATCGAGGGGCTGCTGAAGAACGAGTCCGAGATCCAGCCGACCACGATCCACGCGGACACGCAGGGCCAGAGCTACCCGGTGTTCAGCCTGGCCCACCTGCTGGGGTTCGAGCTGATGCCGAGGATCAGGAACTGGAAAGACCTGGTGTTCTTCCGGCCCACCCGGCAGACCTCCTACGTCCACATCGACGCGCTGTTCGGCGAGGCGGGGCGCAACGTCATCGACCGGGACCTCATCGAGCAGCACTTCAAGGACCTGATGCCGGGTCGCGCTGTCGGTGCGCGAGGGCACCGTGTCCTCGGTGCTGCTGCGGCGCCTGCGCTCCGGGTCGCGCAAGAACGCCCACTACGTGGCGTTCCGCGAGGTGGGCCGGGTGATCCGCACCATCCAGCTGCTGCGCTACCTCACCGACCCGCAGATGCGCCGGCGGGTGACGGCCGCGACCAACAAGGTCGAGGCGTACAACGGCTTCTCCGAGTGGGTGCGCTTCGGCAACCGGGGCGTCATCACCGACAACGACCCCGTCGAGCAGGAGAGGGCCGTCAAGTTCAACGCTCTGCTCAGCAACTGCCTGATCTTCCACAACACCCTGGACATCGCCCAGGCGGTGCGCCAGCTGCAGGCCGAGGGCTGGAAGGTCGAGCCCGAGGACCTGGCGGAGGTCTCGCCCTACCTGACCGAGAAGATCATGCGGTTCGGCGAGTACTCCACCCACGAGCTCGACCTGGCGCCGGAGGCGTACGAGCAGCACCTGGACGTCGACTTCGCCAAGCTCGACCCGCAGGACCAGGTCGGCGCCGGGCAGTAGCCGCACGTGCTTCGGGGCGGGGCCGACGCCGCGGCGTGCGGCTTCGACCACCCCGGCGCTCCCGGCTACGGCCGGGCGAGCAGAGCCGGGCCTACACCGAGCCAGCGGCCGACGTCGATGGTCGGCTCGGAGCGGGGACGGCCGCTCATGGACCAGGCGGTCGATGAGCCGGCGCAGGCCGTCCCGCTCGGTCTCGGGCGCGCGCACCCGCTCCGGACATCGGCGTCGATGAGCCACAGTGGGTAGGCGCCGATCGTGATCCGGCCCCGGTGTGCTTGGTCAGGTGGCGGTTGCCGATCCGTCGGAGCAGTCGTACCCGGCGGCGAGCGCGGCGTGGTCGATCCGGTCGCCGAGCGGGTGTCCGCCGGCGGTCCAGGCGTACCAGATTCGGGCGCCGCCGTCGGGGCGGTGGAAGACGATCCACAGGAAGGTCTCGGGGGGTCGAAGTCGGCGGCGATGCCGTCGGCCACGGCCTTCTCCACAGGGGTCGGGTCGCCGGTGGGCACGAGCACCATCGGCGCGGTCACCGTCATCACGACACGCTCTCCCCGCCGGGCACGGGTTATCCGGGGCAGCCGGTCGTGATGGCGAAGGGCCCGTTGTTTGCGAAGACGAGCTTGGCGAAGTTCTTGCCGATGCGGCGGTGTCCCTCGGGGCTGGGGTGGATCGCGTCCGGCAGGGGGAACTCGTCGTGGTCGCTCTCGCCATAGAGGTCGAGTCCGTCGAGGTAGTGGAGGTTGGGGTCTTCGGCGGCCCGCTGTTTGACGGTGTCGGCCAGGACGTCGCGGACGATCGTGAGCGTCAGCCGTCCGGCGGCGGTCTCGGCCGGATCACCGGTGGCCTTGAACTTCAGGGTTCCACTGGAGAGATCCGGCATGAGAGGTCCGGGGGTGTTCTCGTGGGTCGGACACAGGATGGGGGAGACCAGGAGCAAGGGGGTGGTGGGGTGGCCCTCGCGGATGGTGTCGAGGAAGCCGTGGATGGCGGGGGCGAAGGCGCGCAGGCGCATGGCGTCGCTGTTGACGACGTTGATGCCGAGCTTGAGGCTGATCAGATCTGCGGGGGTGTCGCGCATCGCGCGGGCGGTGAACGGGTCGACCAGTGCGCTGCCGCCGAATCCGAGGTTGATCAGCTCCACATCGCCTGCGGAGGCGGCCAGCGCGGGCCAGATGGTGCTGGGGAAGACGGCGTTGGATCCGTGGCTGATGGAGCTGCCGTGGTGCAGCCACACCCGACGCCCCTTGTCCGGGGCGGGCTCGACGGGGGCGTCGGTGCGCAGGGCGATGACCTCGGTGATCTCCGCGTGCGGGAGCCAGATCTCGATGTCCTTCTCGCCGGTGGGGAGGTCGGTGAAGTGGGCGGTGCCGACGGGGCCCGGGGTGAATTCCGCAGTCTGGGTCTGCATGTCAGTGATGGTGCGCAGGTTCCCGCCGTCCACGGTGGCCTGGGCGGTGAGGCGGCCGTCGACCAGAAGGTCGTAGATGCCGTCCGGCGGGGGCGGGAAGCCCCGGTAGACACGTTTGGTGGGCAGGGTCTCCAGGCGGATGGTGGTGGCGCTAGTACGGAAGGCCAGCCGGACACCGGAGGGCTGGGCCTCGGCCACGGCCAGCAGGTCGTCGGGGATCTGGCGGCGCGCCCAGGCAGGCAGCCGGTGCGGCAGCAGGCCGTGGGCAGTCTCTTCCACGTCGAGGTGCCCGCGCAGGAAGTCGGCGGTGACGGGGGTGGTGATCAGGTTCTGTTCGGTGCTCATTGCCTCAAACTCTTGATTCTGGGGTGCACCGGCTCCGCAATGCGGTGTCGAGGCAGTCAAGGGTCCAGGCCCAGGACTGCTGAGCGGCGACGTCCGTGTGGTCGAAAGCGCCGGCCGCCTCCAGGGAGGCATAGCCGTGGAAGACGCTGCCCAGCATGCGGACCGCGTGCGTCTGGTCCGGCTCAGCCAGGTCGTAGCCGCGCAGGATCGCCCGTGTCATCTGTGCATGCCGGACGCCGGCGCTGGCCGCGGCAGTCTGCGGGTCGAGCCGGTACCGCGCGGCTTCGTACCGGCCGGGGTGCGCCCGGGCGTAGTCCCGATAGGCGTTCGCGAAGGCTGTCAGGGCGTCCTTGCCCGCGCGCCCGGCCACGGCTTCGGCGACCCGGTCGGCGAGTTCCTCCAGTGCGAACAGCGCGATCCGGGTCTTGAGCTCGTGGGAGTTCTTCACATGCGCGTACAGGCTCGCCGGCTTCACGTCGAAACACCGGGCGAGCGCGGACAGGGTCACCTGGCCGAAACCGGCCTCATCGGCGAGTTCCGCACCAGCGAGCGTCAGCCGCTCCGGGCTCAGTCCTGCCCGAACCACAACCATCACCCACTCTCAGTTTGCCTATAGTCAATATGCATCTACCTACAACCTATAGGCAAACGCTGCACTCATTAAGGTTTCGCGACCCTACCGAAGGGGGTGAGCGCGACGGCAGGGCCTATGAAGCCGCACGGTCGCCCCCGCCTTGATTCGCACAAACGGTCCTTTCCGGGAGCAAGACCGGAAAGGGTCACCAGGGGTGACCCGGGCGCCCAATCGGTTCTCAGAACTCGTTCTCACCCAAGTGGTGCCGGACCCCTGTTCTGGGAATGGTTCGTGAGAGGATTTCGGGTGTGACGGGCCCTCAGGACGCCATCGAGAGCGACGCCGACGACGTCGAGCGCCACGACTGCCCGCGCTGCGGCGTCCAGCCCGGCTCGCCCTGCCGCTCGCGCTCGGGCGCGGTCGCCGGGATCTACCACACCGGCCGGTTCAAGAAGGTGGCCCGGCTTGCCAAGCTGCTGCGGGTGCCGACCCCGGCCGACCGCGGCCCCGGACAACCCTGGAGGCCCGGCACCCCGCCGCCGGCCGCGCCCGAGACGGACACCCCTGGCGCGGACATCCGCATCGGGTACGCCCGCTGCAGCCACCTCACGCAAGAGCTGCAGTCGCAGCTGGACGCGCTCAGCGCGCACGGCATCCCCCGTGACAAGATCTTCTCCGAGAAGATCAGCACCCGCATCCGGGTCCGCCCCCAGTTCGAGGCCGCGCTCACCCTCGCCCGCGAGATCAAGGCCCACGCCCCGCACTGCCGCGTGCTGTTCACCGTCTACGAGATGAAGCGGCTCGGCCGCGACGCCGCCGAGCTCACCGCGCTGGCCGACCACCTCACCGCCCACGGCCTGGTCTTGGAGATGCTGGCCGGGCCGCTGCCCGGCATCTACGACCCGTCCGGCCCCGGCCGGATGCTGTTCGGGTTCTTCGCCGCGATGGCCGAGACGGAGCGCGAGAGCATCCGCGAGGTCACCCTCGAAGGGCTCGACGCCGCCGCCCGCAAGGGCAAGCACGGTGGCCGGCCGCCCGTCATCACCGACGACATGCTGCACACCGTGCTGCGACGTCGGGCGGCCGGCGAGTCGGTCGAGAAGATCCGCCCGGACCTGATCATCCCCACGGGCAAGCGCAAGGGCCAGAACCCCGGCCTGGCCAGCATCTACCGGGCGCTCGCCGAGCACGAGAAGCGCCAGGCATACCCCGAAGCCGTCGAAGCGGCCCATGCCGACTTCGCCGCCTTTCAGACCAACTGACGGCGGATCGGCCTACGAGATCATCTCAATGTGGGTTTCGCAGGCACCTGGGCCGGACCCCAGTTGCCCTCCACGCTCATCGTCGTGCCGTGCCGGATCGCCCCCCTCGACCATCGCCGCGACCTCCGACGCGGACGCGCGAAGGGTCTGGGAGTGCACCACCACCGAGCCGCGCTCGACGTGCCAGTACACCAGCACGCCCCGGCCGCCGTAGCGCGAGTGCCACTCGGTGAACAGGTTCTGGTCCCAGGAGCGGAAGTGCGTGGAGCCCGAGGCCACCGCGGTCGAACCCGCGCCCCACAGCTCGCTCTCGCGGGCGGCGAATGTGGCGCTGGCGATCCTCCCGAGGGGGACTCGGGCAAGGAACCCGATACTCAGAATACCCTGAGGCTTGTTTTAGACAACTGCCAACCCCACCCACTCCCCTAGAAGAATCGCGCGCGCCCCTCCCCCCACTTTCCCCACGTACACCGGCCACCCTGCAGCCTCGCGGGTGGAACGCCTCGGCGATTGTCTAAAGCATTGCTGCCGAGAACCTGTCGTCCCGGCCCTCGGCGGCGAATGTTCCCTCTCGGGAGTCCAGCACTGGTAGGAGTCTGTGATCTGGTGCTCTGAGTTCATCCGCCGTCGCGATCTGATGGTGATCCTGCGCGACCATGGTTCACGGTTTCTTGCCCGCGATAGTCCGAGCGGCCCCACCTGAACCTCTGGGCCGACAAGGGCACTCCTGTTCGGCTGTGATCAACATCGACGGAGCCCGTCTCGGA encodes:
- a CDS encoding recombinase family protein — encoded protein: MTGPQDAIESDADDVERHDCPRCGVQPGSPCRSRSGAVAGIYHTGRFKKVARLAKLLRVPTPADRGPGQPWRPGTPPPAAPETDTPGADIRIGYARCSHLTQELQSQLDALSAHGIPRDKIFSEKISTRIRVRPQFEAALTLAREIKAHAPHCRVLFTVYEMKRLGRDAAELTALADHLTAHGLVLEMLAGPLPGIYDPSGPGRMLFGFFAAMAETERESIREVTLEGLDAAARKGKHGGRPPVITDDMLHTVLRRRAAGESVEKIRPDLIIPTGKRKGQNPGLASIYRALAEHEKRQAYPEAVEAAHADFAAFQTN
- a CDS encoding GDSL-type esterase/lipase family protein translates to MSTEQNLITTPVTADFLRGHLDVEETAHGLLPHRLPAWARRQIPDDLLAVAEAQPSGVRLAFRTSATTIRLETLPTKRVYRGFPPPPDGIYDLLVDGRLTAQATVDGGNLRTITDMQTQTAEFTPGPVGTAHFTDLPTGEKDIEIWLPHAEITEVIALRTDAPVEPAPDKGRRVWLHHGSSISHGSNAVFPSTIWPALAASAGDVELINLGFGGSALVDPFTARAMRDTPADLISLKLGINVVNSDAMRLRAFAPAIHGFLDTIREGHPTTPLLLVSPILCPTHENTPGPLMPDLSSGTLKFKATGDPAETAAGRLTLTIVRDVLADTVKQRAAEDPNLHYLDGLDLYGESDHDEFPLPDAIHPSPEGHRRIGKNFAKLVFANNGPFAITTGCPG
- a CDS encoding TetR-like C-terminal domain-containing protein — encoded protein: MVRAGLSPERLTLAGAELADEAGFGQVTLSALARCFDVKPASLYAHVKNSHELKTRIALFALEELADRVAEAVAGRAGKDALTAFANAYRDYARAHPGRYEAARYRLDPQTAAASAGVRHAQMTRAILRGYDLAEPDQTHAVRMLGSVFHGYASLEAAGAFDHTDVAAQQSWAWTLDCLDTALRSRCTPESRV
- a CDS encoding Tn3 family transposase: MREGTVSSVLLRRLRSGSRKNAHYVAFREVGRVIRTIQLLRYLTDPQMRRRVTAATNKVEAYNGFSEWVRFGNRGVITDNDPVEQERAVKFNALLSNCLIFHNTLDIAQAVRQLQAEGWKVEPEDLAEVSPYLTEKIMRFGEYSTHELDLAPEAYEQHLDVDFAKLDPQDQVGAGQ